DNA sequence from the Amphiprion ocellaris isolate individual 3 ecotype Okinawa chromosome 17, ASM2253959v1, whole genome shotgun sequence genome:
tctcagTTTAACTGGTCAGATCTAAAGGTTGCTGCTGGaagtttgtagttttttttagagaaaattaAGTCAAATTTATCAGCTCAGAAACATGCAGATCTGCAAACAAACtacagtaaagagaaaactgaaaagCTAGTGACATTATTAGTAAATGCTGGGTTCTACAGCAGGAAAACTAAAGGATAGTTTGGGTCACCTGAGCAGCTTTAACGAtgcattttgtaaaaaagaaaagttttaagcctaaaaactaatttctgtttGGGATTTTACAGGAAAGAtgcaacagaaaatgttttacagccACTAGAGAGAAGATAAAATGGGAGAAATATGGTCTCTCCTGCTAGTCTTGTTAATTACAGTCACAGCTAACAAGAAAATTAGTTTTCTGACATCTAGAACCAGATTGACGCTTCAGGATTTGACGGCAACTTTGATCAAATACCGATTAATTCCGGCTCAGCGTTAAATTACAACACATCGATGTTTTAAggtggtaactgatgctacagagctaggtcaccatggtaactgatgctacacagctaggtcaccatggtaactgatgccacaCGGCtaggtcaccatggtaactgatgctacagagctaggtcaccatggtaactgatgccacaCGGCtaggtcaccatggtaactgatgccacaCGGCtaggtcaccatggtaactgatgctacacaactaggtcaccatggtaactgatgccacaCGGCtaggtcaccatggtaactgatgctacagagctaggtcaccatggtaactgatgctacacagctaggtcaccatggtaactgatgctacagagctaggtcaccatggtaactgatgccacaCGGCtaggtcaccatggtaactgatgccacaCGGCtaggtcaccatggtaactgatgctacagagctaggtcaccatggtaactgatgctataATATTTGGATTTAAGTCGGCTGTAAGAAGCATCTCTTTTTCAATTTCCTGTTAATTTTCTGACTGTTCTCTCCAAGTAATTCAGTTTGTCAGCTGAAggaaatgttttatctgcaaacatACTGATCTGTACGTTACTAAAATCACTGAATGAAGTTGTGTAGTTACgacataaatgttatttttaaagtatATATACACGTCATACCTCCaacaaatctaaaaacactaaaactgtgGATTATATTCTCTCCTATGTTAAGTTTGTGTTGAAACTGTTTCACTGAGATGTTGATTAGCTTTGTGCTTTGAACTCTTTTGTCTTATACAGAAAagtgtttctgtcatttagtagtttatttattttgcattatatGAATGAACTTGAGCTCAAATGCATTCTGTCATAAAACAGATCAACCAAATACTAAGACTTTTCAGAGTTTCACGTTTTCCCCAAATCATTAAGCTGGTATCAAAATAAAAAcgttttttattgaatttacaACGAGCAGAAGAATCTTTATTAGTAATCTCAGACACTCAACTGCTGGACTAGATTTTGAGTTTTGTCCTTATTTAACCAAACCTGTATTAACAGCAGAGCAGAACTTTGAGTTTCGTTTCTTCAGGAGCTCTGACTGACAGAAGACTAATTTAATTCTTGGAAAATTTGTGCAGGTTGATGCtaaaaatagttatttttatcACTGTAATTCCAACAGATAGAGACTGTTACTCAATTTGTGTGTAATGTTTGGTGCAGTCCAAGTCAGCACTAGTTAATTTGatgttttggacactttttgagATTCTCAACTCTCAGAAGTCCGTCCACGAAGCCTTGACTCTGTCCCTACAGTCCAACAACAACTTTATGTTCTTTTCAagacatgaaaaacatgcagagtTCCTTGGAAAGTAAAGATAATTGTAGTTTCAGGTTGGCTTTAGGTAAAAGAACGATGATATACGGATTAAATTAACCAAAACTGACTAAGAGAAGTGAGCTTCTATGCTTTTGGAAAGTACTTTTTCGTGTTTTATGCATCATCTTGgaaacatttattcaaattcAGGTTGACATTCAGATTCTGTGAGTTCTAATGAAATTCTCAGCAAAGTTTGTTCTTTGAGGAAACTTTTGATAAACAGTTTATGAAGACGGATGAAGggcaaaaagaaaagagcaTTAGGGACGAACTTCATCACGGTCCGTCTCTCTGCGTCGTAACTCGATTAGCTGGAAAAATGCCGGAGTCGTGTTTGCAGCTCGTCCGTCTGTCAGCACATAGTAGCCTGAGAATGTTGATTAGAGCAGCTCGGATTAACGGACGGAAGGCCGAACGTGCTGACAGACGGACGCAAGCTAACGCAGACACAACATTAATCCTGCagttgaaacacacacaaacacacaacgtTCGACTTTTTCCGTAACACGATTATCCTCGACAACAACAAGTGAAGATGGAGTTTCGCTGGGTGTCTGCACGATTCATTTAAGGCCCGGAGTTCTGGTGTCGGGGGAAACACCGGCCTCCGAAACACTCGACATCCTGCAGAAACACTCTTAATCTTCTTTAAACTTCTTTAACTTTGAGCTGTAAACTAATACTGAGGTTTGTCTGCTGTAGTAGATGTACCAGAGAACAGTGAGGTATACCCTCCAGGaaaatctttctgcatgaacaCGTTTAGATctgctgcaaaactgttccGCTTTAATGGGAATGAAAAGACTGTATACAAACTAATTTCCCTCCTGGGGTAAATGTTGTTGGCTTAAACGatgctttaaatgtttaatgaaacaTCTTTTAGCTCGTGTGATTCATTGTTTTGCAGCTATAAAATGTCCATATTACCGTCTAAAGCAACTCCCAGCTGcatcaaaatgtacaaatgcTTAAAAGCTCCATATAAACTAAGGTCTAAAGAACATATTTTAGCCTTTGACAACTAAACATATTTAACAGAGGTGACTCTGAAATCGTTTTGTTGGCCATCAAGCTGTCAGTCGAAGTGAGCAAGCCAATGGTAGCACACCTTGGCCCCGCCCTACACCTGTGCAGCTGGACTGATGCATGCAGTCAGTCAGATCCACACAGCTCTCAGCAGACATCATGTTTTCAGGCCTGGAAAAGACCAGAACCTGGACTGACCAACAGCGTGACCCCATTCAGGACGGCCTGCTCTGGACAGCCTCTATTTACAGGCTGCTGAACGGACGgtcagttttctgtttgtggAGTGATGAAGGTGAGCTAACTGGCAGATCCTGGTTCAGTGCAGGCCTCAACCCTGGCTGCATTACTGCCTGGGTGGTAGGAACATGCTGTGCCAACAGTTTCcctctttattcattttttccttGAGATTTAGAATATCTTCAACAGACTTTGTATTGTGAACCTTATGACTGGTATGATTATTTTTGTGAACTTAAAGGATTGAAATTTATTTGTGTAAAGTAGATacttctgatttttattttgtaatcttTTCTTTTGATTGATTGTATTTGCTGCTTTCCTTAATATACgtcaagtgtttttgttttaatacagTTGAGTAAAAAATGAATTTGTTCTTTCATTAGTTTTCCTCCAGTTCCAGAAGCTGTATCTAACCAAACAAGCCCAGTTCTTTAATTAATGCTTTATTTTGTCATAGGACAGTTTTGTATTTGCATGTCAGTAATGTAAATAtacttttttattgttaatattgATCAAATATTGAATCTTATGTGTTACACAAACTATGCTGCTAAATCAAGCTATGAGTTTGAGCTTGATGTCTTTTTCATACTTCATAAGTCAAATTCATCAATGACTCAATGACCTCAGATACCAGTCATCTGTCATTTCTTCATTTGCACtacttttctgtttaaaataccCCAGAAATGTTCTACTGGATTCTATTGCATTGGTCTGTTGTGGTTCTCTGCTCTTtttcatcttgtcagccagtattgtGGTTTATCCTCAGACATTCACCTATAAATATCATCTCCTCAACACCTTTTGCTTTCATTCAGCTCCATATCATCTcacttccacctccgtgcttcactgtcaggattgTGCGTTTACTGTGTCGGTCCTCGCCATGTTTATATCAAACATGCTGGAATTTATCTAATtcattttggtctcatttgaccAGCGTTTGTTCTCCCAATTTTCATGTTACTTAGCAACTTTTCATCTTGCACTTTTGTCCTAAAAACCAAGCAGAACTATTTTTCTTGTCCTccatccatagaggttgatgttctgttCACAGTCTTGGCTTCAcacaaactctgatttccactgataaccTCTATTCCACGTCTGAAGCATCTGCTGTCTGTTTTCTACAGCTAGATTGTGCTAATAGTACAGTTTCCTGAGTCCTTCTAGGAGGATGACTGCTGCAgccctgattactgctgacgctgtgGTTCACTGAGGTTGGAGTTCAGCTTCTTGTGTCGTTTACATCTTTGTGATGCCTCACAATCTGATTTTTCACTTGCTGTGGCAATTATGTGgaaccatgatgcagacatagacaGACATGGTCCAAATGTCCAAAAttgagaaagttctggtgttttTAAGTCAGTTTATAGCAGTTTTCATTGCAGTTTGGTTGATGGGAAATCAAAGGTGGACATTTGGCTTCTACTTTGGGGCCAAAATTTGCAATatagtctttctaaagtattggtttttggttgtttattagaggaagtactccacTATATGACTGAAATGTAGCACAAATTGTTGGGAGCTGATGCAATTTAATGGAATCATTTGACATCCACTCACATATTCATAATGTAGTGAATTATACCAGTTTAGTTAGTTGCATATTTTGAGCATTTCACTCTTTCTAAGTATTGTTACAGTTCCACTTGGGTTGGCATTTTCCCCAGAGCTTTCTTTGGATTCCTACATTACTTTGCATCAATATAACTCCGTTGTTGTCGTTGTCTTGTCAGAATCTTGTCTTATAGTTTCATGAGCCACAGTGTGGTGTTGCTAAccccttgtttttctttttagaggGCTGCCTTCATCCCCAAACACCTCCTAATTCTTTCCCTCCCtcctgttttcctgtttctgcAGACTGAGGCAGCAGTGGGTTGTCCAGCTGGATCAGAGGAACCAGCACCAGCAGAGTTTCTTTGAGGAACGAATGAGACGAGCGCAGAAAACCCAGCAGAGCCTCAGAAAACTGGATTCAGTCTGAAATCGACGAGGAGAAGGTTACAAAAACCGACTTTCCCACTCATCAGCCTGCAGGCGAAATGAATATGAGGTTAAAGAAAGATGTAAGGTCAAAGAACATATACAACTCTGGGATAAAATCAAGGAAATAGTAAAGTCTTGAAGGTGAAAAACAACATGCTGAAGATGATTAATGCTGCACTTCATTTCTGCCTGGTGCTGCTGTTTAATCAGTACtgtattgtttgttgttgttacttTTTACCATATAATCAGTGGTCTGAAGTAAATAAAATCTCCATCAGATTTGGTGATATTCATGCTcgatgacattttaaagaaattcaatCACACTCAATTTGATTGTGAAAATGGCTCTTTCTTCTGTTAATAGTAGCTGCAGACCCACCTCTTGTTGCCATGACAATCCTCCACTTGAAAGTTggattattcagtttttttttgttccctgTGAAAGTTTGAAACACATGGAGAAATGGCAAAGGATCATCTGCTAGTggaatataatatatataaaatcccACACGATTTGACTGTGAAAGCAATAAATTCCTTAATAAAAGGCAGCACAgctttaattaaagaaaaaacaaccttttattttcaatattttgtgagTTTGCCTGTATTTTTGACAACAGATGTCCTGTCATGTGTCTTAGATAAGATGAAGTTTATTAATCCTGAATTGTGTCAGACATTGCTCAGAAAACAGGATTACAAGTACGATACATGACTGGAAATAAAGACTAATAAGCTAAAATAGGACTTGAACAGAAAAGTAAGAAGTAATACTTGTGATGATTTGGAGGATGTAAACTAATGttgcacattttaataaaatattgtttaagAAATTAGAATATTACTGAAACTGTTGCTGCTCAGACTGTTGAGAAAAGTAATGTTGTTGCTCAGTTTTAAACGTTCGATGTTTCCGCTGTGATTCCTGCAGAAAGAACAGATAAAACCAAGTGTTACAAATCTGCTCTGTCATTCTTCACTCAGTTCTTTTCAATTTGCTGGAAGGGTTTTGTTCCACCTGAAAACACTCCACAGGTATTGTGTTGGATTAAAGCCAGGGGACATACTTGGCTGGATcgtattttctttcttctatttTCCTCTTCTTTAGAAACTTGTGTGACAGTTGGATTGTGTTTTAGATGGTGGAAAATTCCTCTCCTGACAAGCTTTTTTGACGTCTATTCTTTCAATATTTGGGTAGAAAACCTTGCATTTATagtgcatctataaatgtcatctgcCTGAACTCATTTATTTTGGATTCTTCTGACTGAACAATGTGCTATCAGTATTtgtcaggcttcttttcatgctCTTTGGTAAAGTCTAATCTTGGAGAGGTTGACTGTACACCGACTACAGCACCAGTTTCCACAGATAATCCTCGTGTCAAGTCAGATGCACATATTGTTTTCCGGTGCAGAATTGAGTAAACAGTGAATTAttcatggtgtcatttttcatggATGACCTCTGCACCTCCTGTTATTGGTAGCACAGTtcctcctgcacctcctcaCCACGGCAGCAGCTGTGTTTCAGCTCATGTTTACCTCTAACAAGCTGGTTTCTTACAGGGTGTTAACACACTGGGAGCAGGACACAACCTCAACCCAACCAGAGAGAACCTTCTGTATACTCTGTATCACATTCATAGTGGTCACAGCTAAACGGACTGTTGTTGCATTGGGGTTGTACTATGGGATGTGTACATATACTATACTACTGTACAATgtatatactatactatgctgtactatactatactatactatactatactatactatactatactatactgcactgcactgcactgcactgcactgcactgcactgcactatactatactatactatactatactatactatactatactatactatactatactatactatactatactatactatactatactatactatgttatAATGCTATGCTTTGTATAGTATTCTACACTATACTGTACTATTCTATACGATGCTATGTTATATATAGTATTCTATATTATACTGTACTATTCTATACAATGCTATACTATATATAGTATTCTATACTATTTTGAGGAACCACATTATAGAATGTTATCCAATAAAACATCCTGACAATGTTCCTTGACAATACAGGAAGAAGATTCTTAAACCAACTTTTGCACAACTCCCTCAGACTGtatttggaataaaaaaaatcctagcaTGGGTACTGTgcagtttattttgaaatcttAATTGATGTGATTTGGAATCACTCAACATTTTAGTGAAATTTctattgttgtatttgttttactgaCATGTTCTGTGTTCTAAAGCCTGTTAATAACATGTTTGCAGCTCTATGTGGATGTATTTTTACCCAGAACAAAGACTCTCTGCAGTTCCATTGGAGAACATGTCACCTCCTACACAACCACACCACCAATATGTGCTCTAACATCAGACATATGGCTCGTGAGTGTGACATTAAGACCAGAGTCAAACACTGAACTGCTCTTTGGTCCTCCATCTGTGAACTCGCTGCTGGTTCATAACTATGTGAGACTCCAGGAAGATCAAATCCGCcacattattttgtttgtgtgtgaaactGAAGGAACAGTGTCTCCTGCAGGGCTGTGACAGTCTGTTCTTGGCAAAAAAAACTGCCCacacaccaagaaaaaaacaggaatgtgtTCGGCAACAGTCCAAAGCAGGCAGCATGTGCCAATAAGCAGCCACACTTCACTCCCACGGACATGTTGTTGCTGGTAGCTGGTTTGAGGTCAGTGCATTAGTGGACTGAGGAGTGTGTCTGTTGTATTAATATCAGTTAGTAGCACTTTGTTGTGCATCCACACAGTATGCAGTGCTTGAGAACAGTGTGCGACTGAACTGACTGTCAACATTCATGAAGCCTcaagaaaagtaaaagaaaaataatgcacCCAACAAAGAAAGATATACACTACTGCTGAAAAGTTTCGGGTCTCCCAGGCAAtaccatgttttccatgaaaactcccacttttatccatgtgctaacataactgcacaagggttttttaatcatcaatgatcctttcaacaccattagctaacacaatgtagcattagaacacaggcgtgatggttgctggaaatgttcctctgtacctctatggagatattccattaaaaatcagctagaatagtcatttaccacattaacaatgtctgggctggatttatcattcatttaattaatcttaaatgaaaaaaatgctttcctttcaaaagtaaggacatttctaaatgtttgACTGGTAGTGAATATTTGTTTAAGAACAGGACAGATGATTTATAGACATATATATGtttgtatatacagtatatatatgtaGTGTAGTCTCAAAAGCAGGACtgtaaacagaaatatttatgGTATTCTTGGAATAGTTTGAACTGTTGTCAAGTAACTTTCCCAAAATAAAGGGTTTTCAGATACttacttttcttcttctttcacagAAAAGTGACAAAGTGATAACACGACAACTGCAAAACCTATTTTAGAAATTGGTACATTGTGAGTTAAATGTGGTCTACAGGTGAAACCATGTCTGTAGATATTATGAATGGTATGGATTTTACTGGACctaaatttgtgttttattccaATGCTTTTTAACCCAAtgtgcagcatggtggtggcagcatcatgatgtgaagcatggtggtggcagcatcata
Encoded proteins:
- the LOC129350929 gene encoding protein FAM240B-like translates to MNAARIHDKQKLKTFWEQKIVEHSEQMDEEEGRRRSSALARLRQQWVVQLDQRNQHQQSFFEERMRRAQKTQQSLRKLDSV